A stretch of the Oenococcus sp. UCMA 16435 genome encodes the following:
- a CDS encoding leucine--tRNA ligase — protein sequence MSYDHKAIEKRWQTYWDEHKTFKTAPESSGKPKYYVMNMFPYPSGQGLHVGHPESYTATDIMARFNRMRGFNVLQPMGWDAFGLPAEQYAIKTGHNPADFTNENIKHFKKQVKSLGFSYDWDREINTTDPEYYKWTQWIFEQLYKKGLAYEDEIMVNWAPDFPGGGIVVANEEVIDGKTERGGYPVYRVPMKQWVLRITKYAERLLSDLNDLDWPDAIKEQQRNWIGKSVGAAVFFKVDGKTDDQVEVYTTRPDTLFGASYMVLAPEHDLVDRITTSECKANVDAYKAKIASKSDLERTDLNREKTGAFTGAYGINPVNGEKIPIWIADYVLSSYGTGAIMAVPAHDTRDYEFAKKFNLPIKQVIKGGDISKEAFTGDGTHVNSVFLDGLNKKQAIEMIIDWLEERHFGHKQINYKLRDWIFSRQRYWGEPIPVIHWEDGTQTLIPEDKLPLRLPHLSKEQMKPSGTGESPLANDKKWLEVTREDGMKGRRETNTMPQWAGSSWYFLRYIDPHNDQVLADPEKLKYWMNVDLYVGGAEHAVLHLLYARFWHKFLYDLGVVPTKEPFQKLVNQGMILGTNHEKMSKSKGNVVNPDEIVDTYGADALRVYEMFMGPLTQSKPWNTDSLAGIRRYLDRVWRIFTNDGDGINPIIVNENDHRLDKVFNQTVKKVTEDYAAMHFNTAISQMMVFINETFKAEKLPKRYMNAFLQLLNPVAPHITEELWQRMGHQETITYANWPTYDESQIVEKQIEMAVQINGKVRAKIDTPIDISRDDLAKMATDNPEVKKQIIDKIIVKIIAIPGKIINIVVK from the coding sequence ATGAGTTACGATCACAAAGCAATTGAAAAAAGGTGGCAAACATACTGGGACGAACATAAAACATTTAAAACGGCCCCGGAAAGTTCTGGAAAACCAAAGTATTATGTTATGAATATGTTTCCTTATCCTTCAGGGCAGGGCTTGCATGTCGGGCATCCTGAATCGTATACAGCTACCGATATTATGGCCCGCTTTAATCGAATGCGCGGCTTTAATGTTCTGCAGCCCATGGGTTGGGATGCTTTTGGGCTTCCTGCCGAACAATATGCGATTAAAACCGGCCATAATCCGGCTGATTTTACAAATGAAAACATTAAACATTTTAAAAAACAGGTTAAATCGCTTGGTTTTTCTTATGATTGGGACCGTGAAATAAATACAACTGATCCAGAGTATTACAAATGGACTCAGTGGATTTTCGAACAGCTTTATAAAAAGGGCCTTGCTTACGAAGATGAGATTATGGTCAATTGGGCACCTGATTTTCCTGGCGGTGGAATCGTTGTTGCCAATGAAGAGGTCATTGACGGAAAAACCGAACGTGGCGGTTATCCGGTATACCGTGTTCCGATGAAGCAGTGGGTTTTAAGAATTACCAAATATGCCGAACGCCTGCTTTCTGATTTGAATGATCTTGATTGGCCCGATGCCATTAAAGAACAGCAACGGAATTGGATTGGCAAGTCAGTCGGTGCGGCAGTATTTTTTAAAGTTGACGGAAAAACCGATGATCAAGTGGAGGTCTATACTACACGTCCAGATACATTATTTGGTGCCTCTTACATGGTTTTAGCCCCTGAGCATGATTTGGTCGATAGAATTACAACTAGCGAATGTAAGGCCAATGTCGACGCTTACAAAGCGAAGATTGCTTCAAAATCTGATTTGGAGCGGACCGATCTTAATCGAGAAAAGACCGGAGCCTTTACTGGTGCTTATGGAATTAATCCGGTTAATGGAGAAAAAATACCGATTTGGATTGCTGACTATGTTTTGTCAAGTTATGGGACTGGTGCGATAATGGCCGTTCCAGCTCATGATACACGTGATTACGAATTTGCAAAAAAATTTAATTTACCAATTAAGCAAGTCATCAAGGGCGGCGATATTTCAAAAGAAGCTTTTACAGGGGATGGAACCCATGTAAATTCTGTTTTTTTGGATGGTTTGAATAAAAAACAGGCGATTGAAATGATTATTGATTGGCTGGAAGAACGTCATTTTGGCCATAAACAAATTAATTACAAACTTCGTGACTGGATTTTCTCTCGCCAACGTTATTGGGGTGAACCAATTCCTGTAATTCACTGGGAAGATGGAACGCAAACATTAATTCCAGAAGACAAATTGCCATTACGATTACCGCATTTGAGTAAGGAACAAATGAAGCCATCTGGTACTGGTGAATCACCATTGGCTAATGATAAAAAATGGTTAGAGGTTACTCGTGAAGACGGAATGAAGGGGCGCCGCGAGACAAATACAATGCCTCAATGGGCCGGGTCGTCATGGTATTTCTTAAGATACATTGATCCACATAACGATCAAGTCCTTGCTGATCCAGAAAAATTAAAGTATTGGATGAATGTCGATCTTTATGTAGGCGGAGCGGAACATGCTGTTTTGCACCTGCTTTACGCGCGTTTTTGGCATAAATTCTTATATGATTTAGGTGTTGTGCCAACTAAAGAACCCTTTCAAAAGCTTGTCAACCAAGGGATGATTCTTGGTACGAACCATGAAAAGATGTCTAAATCAAAAGGAAATGTTGTTAATCCCGATGAAATAGTCGACACCTATGGTGCAGATGCTTTGCGTGTTTATGAGATGTTTATGGGCCCGTTGACGCAGTCAAAACCTTGGAATACTGACAGTCTGGCTGGTATAAGGCGTTATTTGGATCGTGTATGGCGAATTTTTACTAATGATGGAGATGGTATTAATCCGATAATCGTTAACGAGAACGATCATCGACTTGACAAGGTTTTCAACCAGACTGTTAAAAAGGTTACCGAAGACTATGCAGCAATGCATTTTAATACAGCTATTTCACAGATGATGGTTTTCATTAACGAGACTTTTAAAGCTGAAAAATTGCCGAAAAGATATATGAATGCCTTCTTGCAGCTGCTTAATCCTGTCGCTCCGCATATAACCGAGGAACTTTGGCAACGAATGGGACATCAAGAAACAATTACTTATGCAAATTGGCCAACTTATGATGAAAGCCAAATTGTTGAAAAGCAGATTGAGATGGCTGTTCAGATTAATGGAAAGGTTCGAGCGAAGATTGACACGCCAATTGATATTTCTCGCGATGATCTGGCTAAAATGGCAACTGACAACCCTGAAGTTAAAAAACAAATTATCGATAAAATTATTGTTAAAATTATCGCAATTCCAGGAAAAATTATTAATATAGTCGTTAAATAA
- a CDS encoding peptide ABC transporter substrate-binding protein produces the protein MARKKKMSTGKKVGITALAAVIVVGGVAGYATLGKKSSTSNVLNEYLPVDMTTQDLSQMTDTYAFEVAANVQQGLLSRTSSGAPTAGLAKTWSHSKDGLTWTFHLRKGLKWSNGDALTAEDFVYAWQRTVNPKTASQYAYIYSGIKNADAINSGKDKDLSSLGIKATNKTTLVVTLEHPMPQFQNLMAFPVFFAQDKKFESSLGSKVGTSSSKQVYSGPYKFEGWNGSNKKFKLVPNKNYWDAKAVKNKGVDFQVVTDTTAALALYNKGELDQVSLTTPQQIKKYKKSKDLKIYNESETAYVEYNQTGKVKGLTNTKIRQALNLATDRKTIASSISEGLDSAATGLTPAGLAKTATGGDFAKAAAKATAYAYNIKKAKKLFAEGMKEAGLKKLTLTIEGSSDSTSTKSTLDTLQQSWSELPGLTVKEKLVPFKQRLLDQENHNFDVVLAAWGADYSEPLTFLNMFVTGGSNNDGSWSNKEYDTLINNASDKNALSDTKRTADEVKAEKVLYKNAGANPVDWVNTAILSNPKVKGVQYFSSGAQYYFWKAYKK, from the coding sequence ATGGCAAGAAAGAAAAAGATGTCAACCGGTAAAAAAGTCGGTATCACGGCTCTGGCGGCAGTGATTGTTGTTGGCGGAGTTGCGGGATATGCGACTTTGGGCAAGAAATCATCTACTTCTAATGTTCTAAATGAATATTTACCAGTTGATATGACAACTCAGGATTTGTCACAAATGACTGATACTTATGCATTTGAAGTGGCAGCCAATGTCCAACAGGGATTGCTTTCTCGGACATCCAGTGGTGCACCAACGGCTGGTTTGGCCAAAACCTGGTCACATTCTAAAGATGGATTGACTTGGACCTTCCATTTGCGTAAGGGTTTGAAATGGTCTAATGGGGACGCTTTAACGGCTGAAGATTTCGTTTATGCCTGGCAGCGAACTGTTAATCCGAAAACCGCAAGTCAGTATGCTTACATCTATTCTGGAATTAAAAACGCTGATGCAATTAATTCTGGTAAAGACAAGGATTTGAGTTCTTTGGGGATTAAAGCGACCAACAAAACTACATTGGTTGTTACCTTGGAGCACCCGATGCCTCAGTTCCAGAATCTAATGGCCTTTCCAGTCTTCTTCGCTCAAGATAAGAAGTTTGAATCGAGTTTGGGAAGCAAGGTTGGTACCAGTTCTTCTAAGCAGGTTTATAGCGGCCCATATAAATTTGAAGGTTGGAATGGATCAAACAAGAAATTCAAGTTGGTTCCAAACAAGAATTATTGGGATGCCAAAGCTGTTAAAAACAAAGGTGTTGATTTCCAAGTTGTAACTGATACAACTGCAGCCTTGGCTCTCTATAATAAAGGGGAACTTGACCAGGTTTCGTTAACTACGCCACAGCAGATCAAGAAGTATAAAAAGTCAAAAGATTTAAAAATTTATAACGAATCTGAAACTGCTTATGTTGAATACAATCAGACCGGTAAAGTGAAGGGCTTGACCAATACTAAGATTCGTCAAGCGTTGAACTTGGCTACTGACCGCAAGACAATTGCCAGTTCGATTTCCGAAGGGCTTGATTCGGCTGCTACTGGTTTAACTCCGGCTGGTTTGGCTAAGACAGCTACTGGTGGAGATTTTGCTAAAGCAGCAGCTAAGGCGACCGCTTATGCTTACAACATTAAAAAGGCAAAGAAACTATTTGCCGAAGGTATGAAGGAAGCTGGTTTGAAGAAGCTGACCTTGACAATTGAAGGATCATCTGATTCAACATCGACTAAGTCGACTCTTGATACACTGCAACAATCATGGTCAGAATTACCTGGTTTGACGGTTAAAGAGAAATTGGTTCCATTCAAACAGCGTTTGCTTGATCAGGAAAATCATAATTTCGACGTTGTGCTAGCAGCTTGGGGTGCTGATTATTCTGAACCATTAACATTCTTGAACATGTTTGTTACCGGTGGTTCCAACAATGATGGCAGTTGGTCAAATAAAGAATATGACACGCTTATTAACAATGCTTCTGATAAAAATGCTTTGAGTGATACTAAGCGGACTGCTGATGAAGTTAAGGCTGAAAAAGTTCTTTATAAAAATGCTGGCGCTAATCCTGTTGATTGGGTCAACACAGCGATTCTTTCAAATCCAAAGGTTAAAGGTGTTCAGTATTTCTCATCTGGTGCTCAATATTACTTCTGGAAGGCTTATAAGAAGTAA
- a CDS encoding peptide ABC transporter substrate-binding protein gives MARKKKMSTSKKVGIAALAAVIVIGGIFGSSALLKSSSSNTNVLNEYLGEDMTTQDLSQMTDSYAFLIAANSQEGLLSRKSNGSPKAGLAKTWSHSKDGLTWTFHLRKGLKWSNGDALTASDFVYAWQRTVNPKTASQYAYIYSGIKNADAINSGKDKDLSSLGIKAKGKATIVVTLSHPMPQFENLMAFPVFFAQDEKFEKTLGKKVGTSSSKQVYDGPYKFVGWNGSNKKFKLVPNKNYWDAKAVKNKGVDFQVITDPTASLAMYKKDELDSVSLTTPEQIKKYKNSKDLKIYNSSETLYMEYNQNGKVKGLTNAKIREALNLATDRKGIAKAVSEGLDSAATGITPAGLALTSTGGDFSKAAAKVTGYTYNIKKAKKLFAEGMKEAGLKKLTLTVEGTSSSVTSKSTLDTIQQSWSELPGLTVKEKFVPFKQRLQDAANGNFQVMLSDWIADYAEATTFLGLFTSDSPNNDGQWVNKDYDQAINDAENKDALNSKARIADEVKAEKILYQNSAVNPVYWVNSPVLTNPKVKGILNFSSGAGSYYMYAYISKK, from the coding sequence ATGGCAAGAAAGAAAAAAATGTCGACCAGCAAAAAAGTTGGTATTGCAGCTTTAGCAGCTGTGATAGTTATCGGTGGCATTTTTGGATCGAGTGCGCTGCTTAAAAGCAGCTCATCTAATACGAATGTGTTGAATGAATATCTTGGGGAAGATATGACGACTCAGGATTTGTCACAGATGACAGATAGTTATGCATTTCTGATTGCAGCCAATTCTCAAGAAGGGCTGCTTTCTCGAAAGAGCAATGGTTCGCCAAAAGCTGGTCTTGCAAAGACTTGGTCACATTCTAAAGACGGTCTTACTTGGACTTTCCATTTACGCAAGGGGTTGAAGTGGTCTAACGGCGATGCACTTACCGCATCGGATTTCGTTTATGCCTGGCAGCGAACCGTTAATCCAAAGACAGCCAGTCAATACGCTTACATCTATTCCGGAATAAAGAATGCTGATGCAATTAATTCTGGCAAAGATAAAGATTTAAGTTCACTTGGAATTAAAGCAAAGGGCAAGGCTACTATCGTGGTCACATTGTCGCATCCAATGCCACAATTTGAGAACCTAATGGCTTTCCCAGTCTTCTTTGCTCAAGATGAAAAATTTGAGAAAACTTTGGGCAAGAAGGTTGGTACCAGTTCTTCCAAACAAGTCTATGATGGTCCGTATAAGTTTGTTGGTTGGAATGGCTCGAACAAAAAGTTCAAATTAGTTCCAAACAAGAACTACTGGGATGCCAAGGCTGTTAAAAACAAAGGTGTCGATTTTCAAGTTATCACTGATCCAACCGCTTCTTTAGCAATGTATAAAAAAGACGAACTGGATTCGGTTTCTCTAACGACCCCTGAGCAGATCAAAAAATATAAAAATTCTAAAGATTTGAAAATTTACAATTCATCGGAAACGTTGTATATGGAATATAACCAGAACGGTAAGGTCAAAGGCTTGACTAATGCCAAGATTCGTGAAGCGTTGAACTTGGCTACTGATCGTAAAGGAATTGCGAAAGCAGTTTCCGAAGGCCTCGATTCTGCTGCTACTGGAATTACTCCGGCTGGTTTAGCACTTACTTCAACTGGTGGCGATTTTTCCAAGGCAGCAGCAAAAGTTACTGGCTATACGTACAACATTAAAAAGGCAAAGAAACTATTTGCCGAAGGTATGAAGGAAGCTGGTTTGAAGAAACTGACGTTAACAGTTGAAGGTACTTCGAGTTCAGTTACTTCGAAATCCACTTTGGATACAATTCAACAATCGTGGTCGGAACTTCCTGGTCTGACTGTTAAAGAAAAATTCGTTCCATTTAAGCAGCGTTTACAAGATGCAGCCAATGGAAATTTTCAAGTTATGTTAAGCGATTGGATTGCTGATTATGCTGAGGCAACTACTTTCCTTGGTTTGTTTACTTCCGATTCGCCGAATAATGACGGCCAGTGGGTTAACAAAGATTATGATCAAGCAATTAATGATGCAGAGAACAAAGATGCTTTGAATAGTAAGGCGAGAATTGCTGATGAGGTTAAGGCGGAAAAGATTCTTTATCAGAATTCTGCCGTTAATCCTGTTTATTGGGTTAATTCACCGGTTCTAACGAATCCAAAAGTTAAGGGAATTCTCAATTTCTCTTCTGGCGCAGGCAGTTATTACATGTATGCGTATATTTCGAAGAAATAG